The sequence CGCCCCGCCGTCGCCCGACGATCGGCGGCACGACGTGTTGCGGTTGCACCAGCACCTGATCGGCCTGCGCAGGCGGCACCCGTGGCTGCACACCACGCGCACGTCGGCGTTGCATCTGACAAACCGCCAGTACATCTATGAAACCGGCGACGGGACAAACGCGTTGGTGGTCGCGCTGAACATCGACGATGCGCCGATGCCGCTGTCGCTGCCCGGGCTCGGCCGCGCCAGCGGGCAGATCGTCGCGGCATCGGGTGCGCGTCCGGCCGACACGGTGACCGAGACCGAGGTCGCGCCGCATGGCTGGCTGGTCGTGGAACCGGAGGTCTAGGCGTGATCGCGGTCAAGCGGCGCGTGCCCCGGCCCAGTGAGCTGGCTCCGCTGCTGCGGTTTCGCAAGCCCACGTTCAACCGCACCGAGCGCCGGCTGCAGGCCGCTTTCACCATCGAGGACCTCCGCCGAATCGCCAAGCGGCGCACCCCCAGGGCCGCGTTCGATTACACCGACGGCGCCGCAGAGGACGAGCTGTCGCTCGCCCGGGCTCGACAAGCGTTCCGCGACATCGAGTTTCACCCGACCATTTTGCGGAACGTCGCCACGATCGACACCAGCCGCACCGTGCTGGGGGACGCCGTCGCCCAACCGTTCGGCATCGCCCCGACCGGTTTCACCCGCCTCATGCACACCGAAGGCGAGATCGCAGGCGCCCGCGTCGCAGCACAGGCGGGTATCCCGTTTGCGTTATCGACCCTGGGCACCGCGTCCATCGAGGATGTCAAGGCGGCCAATCCCTACGGCCGCAACTGGTTTCAGCTGTACATGTGGAAGGACCGGGACCGGTCGATGGCCCTGGTGGAGCGGGCGGCGGCCGCGGGCTACGACACGCTGCTGGTGACGGTCGACGTCCCGGTGGCGGGGGCCCGGCTTCGAGACAGCCGTAACGGCATGTCGATCCCGCCCACCCTGACCCTGCGCACGGTCCTGGACGCGCTGCCCCGGGCCCGCTGGTGGTTTGACCTGCTGAGCACCGAACCGCTGGCTTTCGCGTCGCTGGACCGCTGGCCCGGCACGGTCGCCGAGTACCTGGACACGATGTTCGACCCGACCGTCACGTTCGAGGACCTGGTCTGGATCAAGAAACAATGGCCGAATCGGCTGGTGGTCAAGGGGATCCAGACCATCGAGGACGCCAGGGCGGTCGTTGAACTCGGCGTCGACGGAATCGTGCTGTCCAACCACGGCGGCCGCCAGCTCGACCGTGCTCCGGTGCCGTTTCATCTGCTCCCCGACGTCGCGCGCGAGCTCGGCACGGAGACGGAGGTTTTGCTGGACACCGGGATCATGTCGGGAGCCGACGTCGTCGCCGCGATAGCGCTGGGTGCCCGCTTCACCCTGGTCGGCCGCGCCTACCTCTACGGTCTGATGGCCGGCGGCGAAGCCGGCGTCGCACGGGCCGTCGAAATCCTGTCATCCCAGGTCAGCCGCACGATGCGGTTGCTAGGGGTGACCTCGCTCGACGAGCTCGGGCCGCACCACGTGACCCAGCTGCACCGGTTCGCGCGTGGCGGCACCGGACGGCACCGGTAACCACCGCAGTCACTGTTTTCTCACAGGTCACGCGGTGTTTCGGCGCTTCTTGAGTCCGCGCCGAGTCGGAATCGTTAGCCAACCGCGATGTGGCAACCGAGTGTTGCGCGCCTCTACCCGCCGGCCATGCGTGTTTCATAACGCAGGAAAGCGACGGCAATTGCTTTGTGAAACAAGCGATGAAAGGTGGGTTGGTTGCCGTTATGAAGTTCTTCAAGAGGTACCGAGGTACCAGAACGAAACTGTTGCGCCGCTTGGCGGTGACCGCCGTGGCGGCGGCCGCGATGCCCGGCCTGGTCGGCGTCGTCGGGGGTTCGGCGACCGCTAACGCGTTCTCCCGCCCGGGTCTGCCCGTCGAGTATCTGGACGTGTTCTCCGCCGCGATGAACCGCAACATCCGGGTGCAGTTCCAGGGCGGCGGCCCGCACGCCGTATACCTGCTCGACGGCCTGCGCGCCCAGGACGACTACAACGGCTGGGACATCAACACCCCGGCATTCGAGTGGTACTACCAGTCGGGGCTGTCGGTGGTGATGCCGGTCGGGGGCCAGTCCAGCTTCTACACCGACTGGTATCAGCCGTCGCAGGGCAACGGCCAGGACTACACCTACAAGTGGGAGACGTTCCTGACGCAGGAGCTTCCCGCCTGGTTGGAGGCCAACCGGGGCGTGTCGCAGAACGGCAACGCGGTGGTCGGCATCTCGATGGCCGGCAGCACCGCGCTGACGTATGCGATCTACCACCCGCAGAAGTTCATCTACGCCGCGTCGCTGTCGGGCTTCCTCAACCCTTCCGAGGGTTGGTGGCCGATGCTGATCGGGCTGGCGATGCAGGATGCGGGCGGATTCAACGCCGAGAGCATGTGGGGCCCGTCGACGGACCCCGCGTGGAAGCGCAATGACCCGATGGTCAACATCGGCCAGCTGGTGGCCAACAACACCCGCATCTGGATCTACTGCGGCACCGGCACCCCGTCCGACCTGGACGCCGGTATTGCGGGGCAGAACCTGATGGCAGCGCAGTTCCTCGAAGGGTTCACGTTGCGCACCAACATCACCTTCCGCGACAACTACATCGCCGCAGGTGGCACCAACGGTGTGTTCAACTTCCCGCCGCAGGGCACGCACAGCTGGGGCTACTGGGGTCAGCAGCTCGAGCAGATGAAGCCCGATATCCAGCGGGTGCTTGGAGCCTCTGGCGCCGTCTGAACCACCCCACACAGGGAGCCTGCCGTAACCCCCGAACGGCAGGCTCCCTGCCTTTGTGTGGGGGCGGGTTTCCGCGTCGCGGCGGCTCGTTTCCCGAGTGTGTAGATCTGGCGAACGAAAGTGGACGCGCGCCGGGGAACAAACACCTGTCCGCCAAGGTTGAGTCGATCAGACTGAACTTTGGAGGAATTGATGGCTGAAGCCAAATCAGTGCCGGTGTTGTTCCTGAGCGACCCGATCGTGCTGCCGTCGATGGTCGTGCCCATCGAACTCGACGACGCCGCGCGGGCTGCGGTGGATGCCGCACAGGCCAGCGAGTCGGGCGAACTGTTGATCGCCCCGCGGTTGGAAGACCGCTACCCCTCGTACGGTGTGCTGGCCTCGATCGTGCAGGTCGGCCGCATCGCCGGGGGTGGCGGCACCGCCGCGGTGGTGCGCGGCAAGAGCCGTGCGCAGATCGGCGCTGGTGCCAGCGGTCCCGGTGCCGCGTTGTGGGTCGAGGTGACCGAGGTCGTCGAGCCCGAGCCGACCGACGAGATCCGCACCCTGGCCGCCGAGTACAAGAAGCTGTTGCTGGCGATGCTGCAGCGTCGGGAAGCCTGGCAGATCATCGACTTCGTCAACCAGCTGACCGACCCGTCGGCGCTGGCCGACACCGCCGGCTACGCCTCGTACCTGACGCGAGTGCAGAAGCGTCAGCTGCTGGAGACCCCCGATGTCGCCGAGCGGCTCAAGCTGCTGATCGAGTGGACGGGTGAGCACCTGGCCGAGGTCGAGGTGACCGACAAGATCGCCGAGGACGTCCGCGAGGGCATGGAGAAGCAGCAGAAGGAATTCCTGCTGCGTCAGCAGCTCGCCGCGATCCGCAAGGAACTGGGCGAGGACGAACCCGACGGGTCGGACGACTACCGCAGCCGCGTCGAGGCCGCCGACCTGCCCGAGAAGGTTCGCGAGGCCGCGCTGCGCGAGGTCGGCAAGCTGGAACGGGCCAGCGATCAGAGCCCGGAGAGCGGCTGGATCCGCACCTGGCTGGACACCGTGCTGGACCTGCCGTGGAACGTCACGACCGAGGACAGCACCGACCTGACGGCCGCGCGCGAGATTCTCGACGCCGACCACCACGGGTTGGAGGACGTCAAGGACCGCATCGTCGAGTATCTGGCCGTGCGGGCGCGTCGTGCCCAGCGCGGCATGCAGGTTGTCGGCGGTCGCGGTTCGGGCGCGGTGATGGTGTTGGCCGGCCCGCCCGGGGTGGGTAAGACCTCGCTGGGAGAGAGCGTGGCACGGGCCCTGGGCCGCAAGTTCGTTCGCGTCGCGCTCGGCGGCGTGCGCGACGAGGCCGAGATCCGCGGCCACCGGCGGACCTACGTCGGCGCCCTGCCCGGGCGCATCGTGCGGGCCATCGGCGAAGCGGGTTCGATGAACCCCGTCGTGCTGCTCGACGAGATCGACAAGGTCGGCTCCGACTTCCGCGGGGATCCCGCGGCGGCGCTGCTGGAGGTCTTGGACCCGGCGCAGAACCACACGTTCCGCGACCACTACCTGGACCTGGATCTGGACCTGTCGGACGTGGTGTTCCTGGCCACTGCCAACGTGGTGGAGAACATCCCGTCGGCGCTGCTGGACCGGATGGAGCTGGTGGAGATCGACGGCTACACGGCCGACGACAAGCTCGCCATCGCGAAGGACTTCCTGCTGCCCAGGCAGCGGGAACGGGCGGCGCTGACCGAGGAAGAGGTCACGGTGACCGAGGCCGCGCTGCGCAAGATCGCGGCCGACTACACCCGCGAGCCGGGTGTGCGCCAGTTCGAGCGGCTGCTGGCCAAGATGATGCGCAAGGTCGCGACCAAGCTGGCCACCGAGCCCGGTCCGGTCGTGATCGACGAGCCCGATCTCGTTGAGTACCTTGGCCGTCCGCGGTTCCTGCCCGAGTCGGCCGAGCGCACGGCGGTGCCGGGGGTGGCCACCGGCCTGGCGGTGACGGGGATGGGCGGCGATGTGCTCTACATCGAGGCCAACGGCACCGATGGGGAACCGGACCTGCGGCTGACCGGTCAGCTGGGCGACGTGATGAAGGAATCGGCGCAGATCGCGCTGTCCTACGTGCGGTCGCATGCCGACCAGTTGGGCGTCGACCCGAAGACGCTGGAGCGGCGGATTCACCTGCACGTGCCCGCGGGCGCGGTGCCGAAGGACGGGCCGTCGGCCGGTGTCACGATGGTCACCGCGTTGGTGTCGATGGCCACCGGACGCCAGGTGCGCTCGGACGTCGGCATGACCGGTGAGGTCACGCTCAACGGCCGGGTGTTGCCGATCGGCGGCGTCAAGCAGAAGCTGCTTGCCGCGCAACGAGCCGGGTTGTCAACGGTTTTCATCCCGCAGCGCAACGAGGCCGACCTGGACGACGTCCCGGCCGACGTGCTCGAGTCGCTCGAGGTCAAGTTGATGACCGACGTCGCAGAGATCGTCGCCCAGGCGCTGGTGCCCGCCGCGGACACCGGCGCGACGGCCGCGGCCTGACCGGACACCCGCGCCCGCAGGGGTTTGCCGCCCCTCGGGCGCGGGTACGTCAGCGCCGATGAGCACCTCTGACCGCAAGCGGTTGGTCGAAAGCCTGTTGGAACAGGCCGGAACCACCTATGCCGAGGAGGCCGGGATCCGGCTCGAGGACCAGCCGATGCCGCTGTTTGAACTGCTGGTGCTGTGCATGCTGGCCAGCAAACCCATCGACGCCGCGATCGCGGTGCAAGCGGCGCGGGAACTGTTCGAGGCCGGGCTGCGCACACCCGATGCGGTGCTCGATGCCGACCGCCAGGACATGATCCGTGCGTTCGGGCGCGCCCACTACGTGCGCTACGACGAAAGCTCGGCAACCCGGCTCACCGACATCGCCGAGACGGTCCGCGACCGATACGGCGGTGACCTGCGGCGGTTGGCGGTCGAGGCCGACGGCGACGCGCGCGCCGCGGCCGGCCTGCTCAAGCAGTTCAAGGGCATCGGCGACACCGGAGCCGACATCTTTCTGCGCGAGGTGCAGGACGCCTGGACGTGGGCGCGGCCCTACTTCGACAAACGTGCCCTTGGCGCCGCGCGCGACCTGGGCTTGCCGGACAAGGCCGGCGACCTGGCCGAGCTGGCGCCGCGGGCGGCCGCGAATCTGGCCGCCGCGCTGGTGCGGGTGTCGCTGGACGACGAGCTGCGCGAAAAGGTTTCGTCGTCGCGATGATTCGCATCGGCACCTCGGGGTGGTCCTATCCGCACTGGAACGATGTGCTGTACCCGCCCGGCACGCCGGTGGCCAAGAGGCTGGCCCGCTACACCGAGGAGTTCGACACCGTCGAGCTCAACGCCAGCTTCTACCGCTGGCCCAAGGACACCACGTTCGCCGGCTGGCGTGAACGGCTGCCGTGCGGTTTCACCATGTCGGTCAAGGCCCAGCGGGGGCTGACGCACTACCGGCGGCTCCGGGACCCCGAGCCGTGGATCGAGCGGTTCGAGCGGTGCTGGACGGCGTTGGACGACCGCAGCGAGGCGCTGCTGGTGCAGACCCATCCGCAGTTGGAGCGCGACGACGCACTGCTCGACAACTTCCTGCGGCTCATGCCCGACCGGATTCCGGTGGCGATGGAGCTACGTCACCCCTCCTGGGACGACCCCGTCGTCTATGGGCTGCTGGAACGGCATCGCGCCGCGTATGTGGTGATGAGCGGCGCGGGGCTGCGCTGCGTGCCGCGCGTGACGAGCGAGTTGGTCTACGTGCGGATGCACGGTCCCGAGCAGAGCTCGATGTATGCCGGCTCCTATCCCGACGACGAGCTGCGGCGCTGGGCCGACCGCATGCTGGGCTGGGACGCCGCGGGCAACCGGGTTCTCGTCTACTTCAACAACGATCTGGGTGGCCACGCCATCCGCAACGCGCGCGTGCTCAAACAGCTGACAGCGCCAACCAATGACACCGACTCCCCCGTGCTGGTTCACCGCGAGTAAGCTGCAGAAGCATGACAACGTCGTCCACGATGGTCATCGTCGGCGGCGGCCTCGCGGCAGCTAAGGCCGCAGAAGCCCTGCGCGACAAAGATTTTGACGGTCACATCGTATTGTTCACGGCCGAGGACCACCTACCCTACGAGCGGCCGCCGCTGTCCAAGGAGTTTCTGGCGGGCAAGAAGACGCTCAGCGACTTCACCGTCGCCTCCGCGGCGTGGTATCGCGACCACCACGTCGAACTGCAGCTGGGCACCGAAGTGACGGGCATCGACCCCGGCGCGCACACCGTCGCGCTGCCCGACGGGGAGTCGGTGCGCTACGACAAGCTGGTGCTGGCCACCGGATCGCGCCCCCGCACACTGCCGATCCCCGGCGCCCATTCGTCCGGTGTGCACTATCTGCGCACCATCGACGACGCGGAGACGCTGAAATCGACGCTGAAAGAGGGCGTTTCGCTGGCCATCGTCGGTGCCGGATGGATCGGCCTCGAGGTGGCCGCCAATGCGCGCGAGCTCGGCGCGTCGGTCACCGTGGTCGAGACCGCCGAGATGCCGCTGCAGGCGGCGCCCGGGCGGGAACTCGGCGAGGTGTTCGCCAACCTGCATCGCGAACACGACGTGGACCTGCGGCTGTCGACGACGGTCGAAGAGATCACCACCGCCGACGGCGCCGCGACCGGGCTGAAGTTGAGCGACGGCTCGACCGTCGGCGCCGACCGGGTGTTGATCGCGGTCGGTGCCACACCCAACACCGCGCTGGCCGAGGCCGCCGGGTTGGCGATCGCCGACGGCGGAGTGCAGGTCGATTCCTCGTTGCGCACCAGCGACCCGGACATCTACGCCGTCGGGGACATCGCGGCCGCCGAGCACCCGCTGTTGGGCACGCGGATCCGCGTCGAACACTGGGCGAACGCGCTCAAGCAACCAGCCGTGGCCGCCGACGCGATCCTCGGCAGGCCCGCCGAATACGCCGACCTGCCCTACTTTTTCACCGATCAGTACGACCTCGGGATGGAATACGTCGGCTACGCGCCGGATTACGCGCGGGTGGCCTACCGCGGCGATGTCGCCGCCCGCGAGTTCACGGCGTTCTGGTTCGACGGGGACAGCCGGGTGGTCGCCGGGATGAACGTCAACATCTGGGAGGGGCTCGACGACATCAAGGCGTTGATCTCAGTCCGGGAGCCCATCGACCCGGAGCGGATCGGCGCTCAGTGAGCGTGGTGGCGCACAACGGTTTACGGTTTCTTTCAGTGGCGACGGCGCTCGCGATCGCTGGTGCGGGCTGTTCGGGAGAACGCATCGTCAACACCGACGAACCGCCGCCGACCACGCGGGCGAGCACGTCAGCGGCACCGCCGAAGCCGCCGAGCAGCAAGCATCTGGTGAACGCGTTCGACTACGTCGCCCATCCGCAGCAGGCGGCGGTCTACTACTTCACCACCCCGAGCGGGCGGTGGGCGTGTGCGATCGTGCCGCGCGTGAAGGCCGGCTGTCAGTCGGCGACCGGATGGGCCTCGGGCATGGGCATCTCCGGCGCACCCACCTCGGTACCCGACGCGTCGGGTGTGGACAGCACCCCCAACGCGGTGGTGATCGAGCGGGCGGGTGACGCCCACTTCGTCGTGCTCGATGAACCGGAGTTCTCTTTGACCGCAACGGATCCGGGTAGCGAGGCCAAGCGTTTGGACTTCAACAGGATCCTGGCGGCGGCCGGATTTCGCTGTAACGTGCAGGAGTCCGGAGTGTCCTGCATGAGTGAATCCAGCGGTAAGGGGTTCACGTTCTCGGCGCAGGAATTCGTTCCGCGCTACACCGAGGTCCCTCCCGAGGCGCCCTAGGCTCTCACCGCAGTGTCGCGGTGCCGTCGGAGTTCACCTGCACCTTGGCGCCCGCGATGTCGTCGTGGACCGTCGCGGCGGCCTCCGAGGAGTCGGTGACGACCGCGAGCACCCGCGCATCATCGGGCGTGCGGACCGCGAGAAACGCCTTATCGGGTTCCCCGTCGCGGTTGAATGGTGTGGTCCACGACTCGACGGTGCCCACCCCCTCCCATTCGACGGCCGCCGTCCGGATCGGCTCGCGGTCCACATCCGATTGCACGTCTTCCCAACGGAATCCGTGTTCCGGCGGCCGCGTGCCGTACACCCCGAAGCTGTGCTTGGTGAGGTAGCCGCCGTTGGCGGTGATCAGGCCACGCTGGCCGGGATTTGCCGCCAGGTGCTGCGCCATGGTGGCGATCGAATGGGTGACGTAGTTGTTCCACGGACCACCGGCGAACGTGAGCCCGCCGGTCACCGTGAGCGGGCGGTCGGGGTCGCCGAGCGGGAGCCCCAACTCGTTGGCGGCCACCTGCACCGCCGACGGGAAGCACGAGTACACGTCGATCGCGTCGAGGTCGTCGATCCCGGTGTCGGCCAATGCCAGCACGCGTCGTCCGGCGATGCGGATCGCCGGCGAGGTGTGAAACTCCGCGCGTTCGCCGATGGCGTAGGTGTCGTGCGCGTCGGTGCCCGCCCACGGGAACACCCAGCGCTCGGTGGGGATCTGCAGATGTTTCGCCTTGTCCGCGGAGGCGAGGATCAGCGCCGCCCCCTGATCGACCATGTTGTTGGAGTTCATCAGCTTGGTGTAGGGCCAGCTGATCATCCGGTTGTCGGGCGCCGGCTGCCAGATCGCCTCGGCCGAGCGTTGTTCGCGGCTCCAGGCGTTGGGGTTGCGCGCGGCGACCGCCGAGAACTGAGCCCACAGTTCGCCGATGCGGCGCCGGTGCTTTTCGGGTGTCTCCCCGCCGGCGATCCGCAGCGCCTGTTCGAACATCGGGTAGACGAAGGCCGGGCGGTCCAGCTTGATCCGAATCTCCGCAGGCCCGGCCATCGGCACATGCTCGTCGGCGCCCTCGGCGACGGGTACCGACTCGTCCTGGCTCGTCCACGCCGGCTTCTTGCCCGCGGCGCGCAGCCGCGACCGGGTGCGCCAGGTCTCGGCGCCGGTGATCAGCACCACGTCGGCGCGTCCGCGCTGGATGTCCAGGCAGGCCTGGTTGACCAGCGACTGCGGCACGTTGCCGCCGATGCCGGTGTATCGCGTGCGGGCATCGGTCGCGCCGATGCGCTGGGCGACAAGCAGACCGGGGTCGCGATACCGCCAGGACAGCAGGTTCACCACGCGCACCGAGTCGACGGCCGCCAGCACGCGGGGGTCGGCCGCGTCACGGGCCGCCGCCGCCATCAGGTCGACCGGCTCGACCGTGGGGTTCTCGTCGCGCTGGTTCACTTGGCCGTAGCCGATCAGCACGGGTGTCCTGGGGTCCATCATGGCCTTCCTTGGTGTGCGAACAGCGCGCCCTGCGCGATCAGCCGATCGATGTCCTCGGCGGTCAAACCGAGTACCTTCTGGCAGATTTCGCGGGTGTGCTCACCGGGCATCGGCGCGGGCCGCAATTCCGTCGGCGCGATGTTGGTATACGGCGCGGGACGCGTCTCGGTCGGCATCGCGGCGTCGAACAACGGATGCACCATGTCGGTGTAGGTGTCGCGGAACCGCACCTGCGGATCGTCCAGCACGTCGACGGCCCGGTTCATCGGTGCCGCGGCAATACCCGCCTGCTGCAACGTGTTCGCGACGTCGGTCTTGTCGCGCGCCGCCGTCCACGAGGCCAGGTCGGTGTCGCCGACGACGGCGGCCAGCGCGTTCCGATCCTCATCGGAGCGGATCGAGATCACGCACCATTCGTCGTCGCCCGCGCACGGATACACGCCGTGCTCCGCGGTGTCTCCGGCCACCGGCAGGCCCGCGGCCCTGGCGGCTTCGGTGACGTATGCCGTCGCCAACTGGTTGACCGCGGCTTCGGCCTGCGAAATATGCACGTGCGCACCGCTTCCGGTGGCGCGGCGCTGGACCAGCGCGGCCAGCGCGGCGATCGCGGTGATCCGCGCCGAGACGTGGTCGGGAAAGATGGTCGTGGCGTCATAGAATTCGCCGGGCCCGGCGTCGGGCGATGTCCACAGCCACGTGACGCCGGTGGTGGCCCGCACCAGCGGGCCGTACCCCATTTGCGCGCTCCACGGACCGGTCGCCCCGAACGCGCTGCTCTCGGCAAGCACGACGGCGGGATTGAACTCCTTCAGCCGGTCATAGGAGAACCCAAGCGAGGCAAGCGTTCCCGGTTTGAAGTTGGCGAATACCGCGTCGGACTCGGCGACCAGACGTGCGAACACCTCGGCACCGTCGGGGTGGCGCAAGTCAAGGCCGAGGCTGTATTCGTTGCGGTGCGTCAGAGCCCACGACCGGCTCATCGTCATGCCCGGCGGGGTCTGCCGCAGGCCGTCGGGATAGGCCGCGCTCTCGATCTTGATGACCTCGGCGCCCAGATCGGCGAACAGTCGGCCCAGCTCGCCACCGGCGACGATGACACCGAGGTCGAGAATGCGTACGCCCTCGAACGGCCTGCTGACCGGCCCGGCGCCGCTCTGCGCACGCGCTGTGTCACCGGCCCAGCCGGCCTCGTCGACCCCCGGCGCCGGCGCCGGCCGGGTCAGCCCGGTGTGGCTGCCGTCGACGATGAACGGCCCGCTGGGCACCACCACGTCCACGCCTGGCGCCAACTCGGCGCTGGTCAGCGCGCCCACCTCGCGGAAATGGTTGGAGGACAACGTCTCTTGCGGGGTGAGCACCGCGGCGATCGGAACCCCGCGAGCCTGGCCCTCGGTCACCAGCTCGTCACGTGACTTGTCCTCGCACAGCTGAGCGATGAGCGCGTTCAGTTCCCGCGATGCGGCGTATCGCGCGGCGATCGTTGCGAACTTGGGGTCGGCGAACTGTTCGGGCTCACCGAGCCAACCGAACATGGCCTGCCACTGGCGCGGGGACAGCAGGCAGATGCGCACATACCCGTCGCGGCAGCCGAATATCGGATAGATCTGCTGGTTGCGTGGGCGCCCCCGCCACAGCTCGCGGGCTTTCTTCACCCCCGCGGCGGCCTGGCCCTCCGAGCCGTATGGCGGGTCCAACGACTGCAGCACACCTTCGAAGCGGGCGAAGTCGATGTAATCGCCTGTGCCGTCCTGCAATCGACGGTAGTACGCGGCCAGCGCGGCCCAGGCGGCCTGCGCCGCCGCCGTGGCCGACGCCAACCCGATGGGCGGCAGCACAGGGGTCCCGGTGGTCGGTCCGGTCCGTGACAGCGCTGTCGACAGTGCATACAGCACGGCGTCGGTGGCCTGCCACCCCGCCCGCGGCCCGCTGGTGCCGAAGTCGGTGATCGACAGCGTGACCAGATGGCCGAACCGCTGCGACAGCGCGACGCACGAGGTGCCGAACGCTGCCGCCGCCCCGGGGTTGCCGCTGTCCACCACGATGTCGGCGGCACCGGCCAACTCGATCAGCCGTTCGCGGTCGGCGGGATCGGACGGGTCGAGCACCGCGCTGCGCTTGTTGGCGTTCTGCAGCGCGAACCGCACGCTCGCGCCGGCGACGGTGGGCGCCTCGCCACGGGCCGGGCTGCCGCCGGGCGGTTCGATCTTCAGCACGTCGGCGCCGAGGTCGGCGAACAACCGGCCGACGCCGTCGGATTCGGCCCCACCCAGGTCAAGCACACGCAACGACGCCAGCGGTCCGCTGTTCATCGCGGCCCCCGACGCGTCGACTCAACACCTGTCAGCACGCCCGTGAGCGTAACGGGTGACGATCCGATTATTTCTCGGGCGTCGTGGGTACCACTCGCGCATCATGACCGTGGAGCCGCTCTCCCCCACCCTGACCGACGACGAGCTGGCGCTGATCGACGCCTATTGGCGCGCGGCAAACTACCTTTCGGTGGGGCAGATCTACCTGCTGGACAACCCGCTGCTGCACGAGCCGCTCGCCGCCGAACACATCAAGCCGCGGCTGCTCGGCCACTGGGGCACCACGCCGGGCCTCAACCTGATCTACGCCCACCTGAACCGCGTCATCCGCGACCGCGATCTGTCCCTCATCTACATCACGGGCCCAGGCCACGGCGGACCGGGGCTGGTCGCCAACGCCTACCTCGAGGGCACCTACACCGAGGTCTACTCCCCGATCACCGAAAACGCCGACGGAATGCGAAAGCTGTTTCGCCAGTTCTCCTTTCCCGGCGGGATACCCAGCCACGTCGCGGCCGAGACACCCGGATCCATCCACGAGGGCGGCGAGCTCGGATATGCGTTGGTGCACGCCTACGGGGCGGCGTTCGACAACCCCGACCTGGTGGTGGCGTGCGTGATCGGCGACGGCGAGGCCGAGACCGGCCCGCTGGCCGCCGGCTGGCACTCCAACAAGTTCCTCAACCCCGTCACCGACGGTGCGGTGCTGCCGATCCTGCACCTCAACTCCTACAAGATCGCCAACCCGACGGTGCTGGCGCGCATACCGCAGGAGGAGCTCGAGTCGCTGCTGTTCGGCTACGGATACCGGCCGATCACCGTCGCCGGCGACGACCCGGTCAACGTGCACCAACAGCTGGCCACCGCGTTCGACGAGGCCTTCGACCAGATCGCCGCGATCCAGCGGGCCGCCCGGCTCGACGGCGAAACGGGTCGTCCGCTGTGGCCGATGGTGGTGTTGCGCACCCCCAAGGGCTGGACCGGTCCCAAGAAGGTGGACGGCAAGAAGGTCGAGGGAACGTGGCGGTCCCATCAGGTCCCGCTGTCGGAGACCCGAACCAACGCCGAGCACATGGCCGAGCTGGAAGCCTGGCTGCGCAGCTATCGTCCCGACGAGTTGTTCGACGAGCACGGGG comes from Mycolicibacterium pulveris and encodes:
- a CDS encoding NAD(P)/FAD-dependent oxidoreductase; the protein is MTTSSTMVIVGGGLAAAKAAEALRDKDFDGHIVLFTAEDHLPYERPPLSKEFLAGKKTLSDFTVASAAWYRDHHVELQLGTEVTGIDPGAHTVALPDGESVRYDKLVLATGSRPRTLPIPGAHSSGVHYLRTIDDAETLKSTLKEGVSLAIVGAGWIGLEVAANARELGASVTVVETAEMPLQAAPGRELGEVFANLHREHDVDLRLSTTVEEITTADGAATGLKLSDGSTVGADRVLIAVGATPNTALAEAAGLAIADGGVQVDSSLRTSDPDIYAVGDIAAAEHPLLGTRIRVEHWANALKQPAVAADAILGRPAEYADLPYFFTDQYDLGMEYVGYAPDYARVAYRGDVAAREFTAFWFDGDSRVVAGMNVNIWEGLDDIKALISVREPIDPERIGAQ
- a CDS encoding CaiB/BaiF CoA-transferase family protein, with amino-acid sequence MNSGPLASLRVLDLGGAESDGVGRLFADLGADVLKIEPPGGSPARGEAPTVAGASVRFALQNANKRSAVLDPSDPADRERLIELAGAADIVVDSGNPGAAAAFGTSCVALSQRFGHLVTLSITDFGTSGPRAGWQATDAVLYALSTALSRTGPTTGTPVLPPIGLASATAAAQAAWAALAAYYRRLQDGTGDYIDFARFEGVLQSLDPPYGSEGQAAAGVKKARELWRGRPRNQQIYPIFGCRDGYVRICLLSPRQWQAMFGWLGEPEQFADPKFATIAARYAASRELNALIAQLCEDKSRDELVTEGQARGVPIAAVLTPQETLSSNHFREVGALTSAELAPGVDVVVPSGPFIVDGSHTGLTRPAPAPGVDEAGWAGDTARAQSGAGPVSRPFEGVRILDLGVIVAGGELGRLFADLGAEVIKIESAAYPDGLRQTPPGMTMSRSWALTHRNEYSLGLDLRHPDGAEVFARLVAESDAVFANFKPGTLASLGFSYDRLKEFNPAVVLAESSAFGATGPWSAQMGYGPLVRATTGVTWLWTSPDAGPGEFYDATTIFPDHVSARITAIAALAALVQRRATGSGAHVHISQAEAAVNQLATAYVTEAARAAGLPVAGDTAEHGVYPCAGDDEWCVISIRSDEDRNALAAVVGDTDLASWTAARDKTDVANTLQQAGIAAAPMNRAVDVLDDPQVRFRDTYTDMVHPLFDAAMPTETRPAPYTNIAPTELRPAPMPGEHTREICQKVLGLTAEDIDRLIAQGALFAHQGRP
- a CDS encoding acetyl-CoA acetyltransferase; this translates as MDPRTPVLIGYGQVNQRDENPTVEPVDLMAAAARDAADPRVLAAVDSVRVVNLLSWRYRDPGLLVAQRIGATDARTRYTGIGGNVPQSLVNQACLDIQRGRADVVLITGAETWRTRSRLRAAGKKPAWTSQDESVPVAEGADEHVPMAGPAEIRIKLDRPAFVYPMFEQALRIAGGETPEKHRRRIGELWAQFSAVAARNPNAWSREQRSAEAIWQPAPDNRMISWPYTKLMNSNNMVDQGAALILASADKAKHLQIPTERWVFPWAGTDAHDTYAIGERAEFHTSPAIRIAGRRVLALADTGIDDLDAIDVYSCFPSAVQVAANELGLPLGDPDRPLTVTGGLTFAGGPWNNYVTHSIATMAQHLAANPGQRGLITANGGYLTKHSFGVYGTRPPEHGFRWEDVQSDVDREPIRTAAVEWEGVGTVESWTTPFNRDGEPDKAFLAVRTPDDARVLAVVTDSSEAAATVHDDIAGAKVQVNSDGTATLR